In Streptococcus porcinus, the genomic window CGAAATTTATGGTTATGAATTAATTGCAGGTGAGAGACGTTTAAAAGCTTCTCAACTAGCTGGTTTAGAAAAAGTTCCAGCAGTCATTAAAAATATTTCAACAACTGAAAGTATGCACCAAGCAATAGTTGAAAATCTTCAACGGTCCGACTTAAACCCAATTGAAGAAGCAAAAGCTTTTCAAAATATTCTTACTAAAAACCAATTAACTCATGAACAATTAGCTACTTTTATGGGTAAATCACGTCCTTACATTACTAATAGTATCCGTCTTTTACAGTTACCTGATATTATTTTAACTGCACTAGAAGAGGGAAAAATTAGTACTGGGCACGCTCGTAGTTTAGTTACTTTGAATAAGAGTCAAGATCAAGAGAATTATTTTCGTCGTATTATTGAGCAAGACCTCAGCGTACGTCAGACTGAGCAGCTCGTAAAATTAAAAAAGAAAACTAAAAAGCAACAGATGAATAAGGATATTTTTATTAAAGCCCTAGAAGAAGAGCTTGCAAAATCTTTAGGTCTTACTATTCATGTTAAATTAAAAAAAGATGGTAGTGGACAACTATCTTGCCTCTTTAATAATGAAGAAGAACTCAACAGAATTATCAACAAATTAAAATAACTTGTTGATATTCTGTTTTTCTTTATCATATTTATCCACACGAATAAACAACCGAAAAAGCTTTCATTCTCTTACCTTGTAAACTTTTCCACAATCTGTGGAAAA contains:
- a CDS encoding ParB/RepB/Spo0J family partition protein, with protein sequence MTEELKEIKIEDIVANPHQPRLHFNHEELKELANSIKINGLIQPIIVRPSEIYGYELIAGERRLKASQLAGLEKVPAVIKNISTTESMHQAIVENLQRSDLNPIEEAKAFQNILTKNQLTHEQLATFMGKSRPYITNSIRLLQLPDIILTALEEGKISTGHARSLVTLNKSQDQENYFRRIIEQDLSVRQTEQLVKLKKKTKKQQMNKDIFIKALEEELAKSLGLTIHVKLKKDGSGQLSCLFNNEEELNRIINKLK